One region of Streptomyces leeuwenhoekii genomic DNA includes:
- a CDS encoding zinc-dependent metalloprotease produces the protein MTSIGGAASSGMVDWNLAVATATRLVRPGPEVSRDEARAVVAELRRHAKASEEHVRGFTRLATDPAHDTPVLVVDRAGWIRANVAGFREILRPLLDKMQQRRGGTPGGAVFGALGGKVTGVELGMLLSFLASRVLGQYETFAPATRDLPAGQNGGGRLLLVAPNIVHVERELDVDPHDFRLWVSLHEETHRTQFTAVPWLRDHLEGEIQAFLAETDVDPVTLLERVREAAQTLAGGRPEGEEDDGGRSLVELVQSPAQREILGRLTAVMSLLEGHADFVMDGVGPEVVPTVGEIREKFQQRRAKGASRLDLALRKLLGLDAKLKQYRDGERFVRAVVDEVGMDGFNRVWTSPNTLPTRTEIAKPADWVARVHRTPES, from the coding sequence ATGACGAGCATCGGTGGTGCCGCTTCTTCCGGGATGGTCGACTGGAATCTCGCGGTGGCGACCGCGACCCGGCTCGTACGGCCGGGCCCCGAGGTGAGCCGCGACGAGGCCCGGGCCGTCGTCGCGGAACTGCGGCGGCATGCCAAAGCCTCGGAGGAACACGTCCGGGGCTTCACTCGTCTGGCCACCGACCCGGCCCACGACACCCCCGTCCTGGTCGTCGACCGCGCGGGCTGGATCCGTGCGAACGTCGCCGGGTTCCGGGAGATCCTGCGGCCGCTGCTCGACAAGATGCAGCAGCGGCGCGGCGGCACCCCGGGCGGCGCGGTCTTCGGCGCCCTCGGCGGCAAGGTCACCGGCGTGGAGCTCGGCATGCTGCTGTCCTTCCTCGCCTCCCGCGTCCTCGGCCAGTACGAGACCTTCGCCCCGGCCACCCGCGACCTCCCGGCCGGCCAGAACGGCGGCGGCCGGCTCCTGCTCGTGGCCCCCAACATCGTCCACGTCGAGCGCGAACTCGACGTCGACCCGCACGACTTCCGGCTGTGGGTCTCCCTGCACGAGGAGACCCACCGCACGCAGTTCACCGCCGTGCCCTGGCTGCGCGACCACCTGGAGGGCGAGATCCAGGCGTTCCTCGCGGAGACCGACGTCGACCCCGTGACCCTCCTCGAACGCGTCCGGGAGGCCGCCCAGACCCTCGCCGGGGGCCGTCCCGAGGGCGAGGAGGACGACGGCGGGCGTTCCCTGGTCGAGCTGGTGCAGAGCCCCGCCCAGCGGGAGATCCTCGGCCGCCTCACCGCCGTGATGTCCCTGCTGGAGGGTCACGCCGACTTCGTCATGGACGGCGTGGGCCCGGAGGTCGTGCCGACCGTCGGGGAGATCCGCGAGAAGTTCCAGCAGCGCCGGGCCAAGGGCGCCTCCCGGCTCGACCTCGCGCTGCGCAAGCTGCTGGGCCTGGACGCCAAGCTCAAGCAGTACCGGGACGGCGAGCGCTTCGTGCGGGCCGTCGTCGACGAGGTCGGCATGGACGGTTTCAACCGCGTGTGGACCTCCCCGAACACCCTGCCCACCCGGACGGAGATCGCCAAACCGGCGGATTGGGTCGCGCGGGTGCATCGCACGCCCGAATCGTGA